One Fusobacterium ulcerans DNA segment encodes these proteins:
- a CDS encoding autotransporter-associated N-terminal domain-containing protein: MRKNDIEKSLKRFLKRKVSYSLSLLIAFMITGGISLGAGITAEEIQETKSDLLTRIQTEREEIKRKIAENERLIKEYNSDFVELVRKGDFYSKPLFNSTQIFFTYQYLDNGKMKDRTEKEFSETIDAINKHYGTRSGRSLLRSSGNIGKDKIMSGNGVAVDNEVFREEINLGANIIPVEPVLPEVNPEISVNISEPTVNLGALPGTVSISPITISTITPPTVVPPSAPTGISLTVTTPDAVNKIAVSTPVIVPPTTPTDKEITVTAPTAPGGYDPSYISVPEAPSSPVINLPNMPSINFVSMSNGNGAYVEVDAVPGGAGSSARIQNGIISAVSVIDGTFMVKREILTPYGITSAGGSYGTATTTANNSFRYSYSNYKAYTFAAVTGGVGSGTAAGNIVNAGTIADKYAISYANNYADSASVQRIVAGEALTFNNGKFRVARESDSASVYLGEFLHMDIHGSKAHGTIRTHLVNTVAKIASDGAGATTATAAVLPAWDDVIANYATNTPRAIAWVNSNDIALEGGNLNLTNMYHHTSAVTSGIVINTGKIQIRPYKSGGTIYDGYNSVFVVSSEQQANKAQYVMYNKGEINTSTQNTGVFTINNGWYRRAGAETYCNSSDNFVVNKGVIEMTGKHSIGVYGQFLSWKATAANRGVLQMDFMDGANRNPIQLYGDESIGLYVLSEFNSSNITGNFHVDIGGINTGNKSISVDGNDTNGGESIADYWSGNTSTDTVDGSVGILSYRDINLTSHGIVIHDKTTGNIGVAPQKKAAYTWSFTGGGQTSNWAITAANPNLNLGSGYIKINGGKDNIGIFAREGNVTTTGSVDLTDGTGNLAIYAKDYTASVGKITTTGNVANTVVLFADNGTINVTDSVKLLGLKLTGATTGNQNNILAAYATASGTISMNNSGTIGSLTSPDIEVTGMELGDASGQYRGLALMANGGVINGKNNYIKVINGAAGVASINSGNIDITGSTVYVNNGYAVYSDGTGTVDLSNGKLVLDGNSVAFDLDFSLTNPLTLTNAEIHVVSNDVTAVNLKNVSTALSVNSLKSSIISALGGTINITDDGIHDKYKIAAVDGGTLNIDTNINKADTDPDSKGYFYYKRFLGQRLKLNVTGGVEVNAAINSADATAYFKGQVVGLEMNSSSSASGVSDTQINLASNSKVIADRTDSGAGAIGLYMNFGEIKLASNSKVEVEKGSNVVNNEAVGVYAVNGSKVDNAGTIEVGGNKSIGILGMAYREAPIGTVIVNEFGAGLTDQGKVNIINDKNITLDGVGTIGIYAHNNNSSGTKAGAVVTNTINGVITVGSSDTSNAAVGIYGKKATISNLGKVSVGDGGVAIYATEGSEITNLGTLDLGADGVGVMVDGTSDISAASVTLTSNNTGTLGKTGIFYKGSLGTESKTIGVAVNASALDKGTAIYVENMNATSSGTLNVGKEGVGIFVKGNLTQTGTNTGTIDLTAGKNDAVGMYTTTANILNNTGGSINVNDTSQIGMYAEGANRKATNKGTINLNVDSSTGIYVKSGAVTDLDAGNTIVFNGKSSVGVFAENAAVNFKDNLTFLNSNENKNIYVYGKGTTVGIDPGKIVTVNGVGTPTTAGNKTVGIYLENAGTGSTFTSNTTGQLVVQGEAVGIYSKGNNTLNVNVTAVGEKTTGVYIEGASTITGTVTARGASGVGAVGVYGSGGAVTIGAGGLTLNTDTDKGTGMYLADGAYASGGKITVNNTATVDNIGVYYSKGTASGTVANGAEVELTGNKSIGIYAADGINLVNSKNITSTGGSNNIASYVGGNSTLTSNGNIIMTGMDNIGIYTGKGSGINNGAIDLTGATGTSSAGMVAKTDASSDTASVENKNTITVGSNLGMYVAGNGTSSGKNTGTITATTGTGVYVDGAAHSFNGTGGTIASNAVGIYLKNTGANKITAGTLNIGSGGVGVFGENAKIDFAVNVTGAGAVGVAAENNSVISGNITTGQGSVGAYLLDDTVTFNGANITTGTNNSGTSVGVLFDSAITGTYTMNNVSVNAKNGVGIYLGGTGMTLNHNGTVTTEGGIGIYVKNGTTLTTGTSILNISNGGTGIYVEQGTANLGLSGNLTFNFGTGGGIGIFNNGGTLNIGSNITLNGSGSLAATTDGSFVSSGNITVGEGGTGLLGQYSSSSITAQSITNSGIITASSGGIGLAAVKTGAGVPLAPITVNNLNTINISGKSSGTSEPSIGIYTDVANVENTGNINVGTDGIGIYSIHNGVLTSVKNDNMKMTGTDGIGVYLKGATTGLLSNNITSTGGAGNTGVILEDIGTIAINAGTITLGEAGVGIVATGTTTSTITGSISVGDSNSIKSAIGIVADNGANITLAGTTTITAGKNGIGVYAEGAGTIITVPNAANITVGANGVYMYSNGANLNFAGNITANNQIGLVADGGTVTSTGATINVQNGGLGVFVKNAAPVFTGTTINVQAGNSSQYSIGAYYDGVSSIGTAPVITQTGSYTIGMVLNNSTGTTAGGISIGGAGSTNQIGAMAKENSSLTIAGNVLVSGDENIGVYGEDSLIRTTGNITVLDSSICVNKSTSSIGVSINGGSYIGAGNLSVGNYSIGVFGKDMTAGSVITQGTGTETMAVGNNGLGIYGEGTGGTITADMSNITVGTDNAIGVYAKGMNSIVTGNMGIGANTSIGIASEGNGDVTYTGAMTIANKAATASVGIYKTDGAGTISISAGSWSIGENGYGIYLKQTTGQSATVNNNADMNLHMAAVGIFSSGANIVNNSGNITVGATNVNGDHANLEKHENSIGIYLTGGSIGKNTSSGVITINHDHSVGVYVAGSTTSFTNEGIINVDNGGIGILVQDKGTAENKGTINLGGTLAGCGSPTVGMAAYGGAKIINSLTGVINVNEGTGMYVNTGAELVNRGTINVLNGIGIEGNGKVTNSGLITVTGTGTDRSTSGVGAANVGAIEIDSAGNIKINDKYVSVGGTLSTDGILIIDGAYVDVTTGIPLFSASSVSGEVNIMSNFATTGNGITYLIKNFVNTAAGTVTGNKLIPVTSPLFVAKVTSNGDLAIAKRPYADIVIGEQFDALHKGLDNILENSGGNGRDAEILKKLNAYLNDFSGEDFEREASRTLAETRGDIYATIQGRMQDINRAFDNSFYELESSYNLTKDSSKYSVIYTDGNYKDSTLGIDEYDYKVMGLLYMKEKEGTEYGSKYGYTLGFAGSKFDFDDGGSKEDVYSLRVGAHRVKNLSEEHKVSWLSRIELGYNRHIAKRKIELDTTYENKGEYNTYSVALDNRITKVIYTDLSRQLDVYADLDLEYGKIDDFKESAGSKGGLEVQIKDNDYLSAQAGAGVKASQRIYAGNDISVKVTADVKYAYEFGDNYDGNKAKLKNGEEGYYSLITPEEREGKLTGKIGLTVEKANHMGVTFEVEAADEGHKKDSSIKYGVRFNYKF, encoded by the coding sequence ATGAGAAAGAACGACATCGAAAAATCTCTAAAGAGATTTTTGAAAAGAAAGGTCAGTTATTCTCTTTCGCTTTTGATAGCCTTCATGATAACAGGAGGAATATCTTTAGGTGCAGGAATAACAGCAGAGGAAATACAGGAAACTAAAAGTGATCTCTTAACTAGGATTCAAACAGAACGTGAGGAAATAAAAAGGAAAATAGCAGAAAATGAAAGGCTGATAAAAGAATATAATTCAGACTTTGTGGAGCTTGTAAGAAAGGGAGATTTTTATTCAAAACCTTTATTCAACAGTACACAAATCTTTTTTACTTATCAGTATTTAGATAATGGAAAAATGAAAGACAGAACAGAAAAGGAATTTTCTGAGACTATTGATGCAATCAACAAGCATTATGGAACAAGAAGTGGAAGAAGTCTGCTTAGATCTTCTGGAAATATAGGAAAAGACAAAATAATGTCTGGAAATGGAGTAGCTGTTGATAATGAAGTGTTCAGAGAAGAGATAAATCTGGGAGCTAATATAATACCGGTAGAACCAGTTTTGCCAGAAGTTAATCCTGAAATTTCAGTAAATATTTCAGAGCCTACTGTTAATTTAGGAGCATTGCCTGGAACTGTAAGCATTTCTCCAATTACAATATCAACAATAACACCTCCAACAGTAGTGCCTCCATCAGCACCAACAGGAATATCACTAACAGTAACAACACCAGATGCTGTAAATAAAATAGCAGTTTCAACACCAGTGATAGTACCGCCAACAACACCAACTGATAAAGAAATAACAGTAACTGCACCAACTGCACCTGGGGGATATGACCCAAGTTATATTTCAGTGCCAGAAGCACCAAGCAGTCCTGTAATAAATTTACCTAATATGCCTTCAATAAATTTTGTTTCTATGTCTAATGGTAATGGTGCATATGTAGAAGTAGATGCAGTACCAGGAGGAGCAGGAAGCAGTGCAAGAATACAGAATGGAATAATTTCAGCAGTGTCTGTAATAGATGGAACTTTTATGGTAAAAAGAGAGATTCTTACTCCTTATGGAATAACAAGTGCTGGAGGATCATATGGAACAGCTACTACTACAGCTAATAACTCATTTAGATACAGCTATAGTAATTACAAAGCTTATACTTTTGCAGCAGTAACTGGAGGAGTAGGATCAGGGACAGCTGCTGGAAATATAGTAAATGCTGGAACTATAGCAGATAAATATGCTATTTCTTATGCTAACAATTATGCTGACAGTGCATCAGTACAGAGAATAGTTGCAGGAGAAGCTCTTACTTTTAATAATGGAAAATTCAGAGTAGCTAGAGAAAGTGATTCAGCTTCTGTATATCTTGGAGAATTTCTTCATATGGATATACATGGTTCAAAAGCACATGGAACTATAAGAACACATCTAGTTAATACTGTGGCAAAAATAGCATCAGATGGAGCTGGAGCTACAACAGCTACAGCAGCTGTATTGCCAGCATGGGATGATGTAATAGCAAACTATGCAACAAATACACCAAGGGCAATAGCATGGGTAAACAGTAATGATATAGCTTTGGAAGGTGGAAATCTAAATCTGACAAATATGTATCACCATACAAGTGCAGTAACAAGTGGAATAGTAATAAATACAGGAAAAATACAAATTAGACCATATAAAAGTGGCGGAACAATATATGATGGATATAACTCTGTTTTTGTAGTTTCTTCAGAACAACAGGCTAATAAAGCTCAATATGTTATGTATAATAAGGGAGAAATAAATACCTCTACACAAAATACAGGAGTATTTACAATCAATAATGGTTGGTATAGAAGAGCTGGAGCAGAAACTTATTGTAATTCTTCAGATAATTTTGTAGTAAATAAAGGTGTCATTGAAATGACAGGAAAACATTCAATAGGTGTATATGGACAGTTTTTATCATGGAAGGCTACAGCAGCTAACAGAGGTGTTCTGCAAATGGACTTTATGGATGGAGCAAATAGAAATCCTATACAGCTATATGGTGATGAAAGTATTGGATTGTATGTACTTTCAGAATTTAATTCATCTAATATTACAGGGAATTTCCATGTAGATATTGGTGGAATAAATACAGGGAACAAAAGTATAAGTGTAGATGGAAATGATACTAATGGTGGAGAATCAATAGCTGACTACTGGAGTGGAAATACTTCTACAGATACTGTAGATGGAAGTGTAGGAATTTTATCATATAGAGATATAAACCTTACTTCACATGGAATAGTTATCCATGATAAAACTACTGGGAATATTGGAGTAGCTCCACAAAAAAAAGCTGCTTATACATGGTCATTTACTGGAGGAGGACAGACAAGCAACTGGGCTATAACAGCTGCAAATCCAAACTTGAATCTAGGATCTGGATATATAAAAATAAATGGTGGAAAAGATAACATTGGTATCTTTGCAAGGGAAGGAAATGTTACAACAACAGGAAGTGTTGATCTGACTGATGGAACTGGAAACTTAGCCATCTATGCTAAAGATTATACTGCCAGTGTAGGAAAAATTACTACAACAGGAAATGTAGCAAATACAGTTGTACTTTTTGCTGACAATGGAACTATAAATGTAACTGATAGTGTAAAATTATTAGGATTGAAACTAACAGGAGCAACAACAGGAAATCAAAATAATATATTAGCAGCATATGCAACTGCCAGCGGAACAATAAGCATGAATAATTCTGGAACTATTGGAAGTTTAACATCACCTGATATTGAAGTAACAGGAATGGAATTGGGAGATGCTTCTGGTCAGTACAGAGGTCTTGCATTAATGGCCAATGGTGGAGTTATCAATGGAAAAAATAATTATATTAAAGTAATAAATGGAGCAGCAGGAGTAGCTTCAATAAATTCTGGAAATATAGACATTACAGGATCAACTGTTTATGTAAATAATGGTTATGCAGTATATTCAGATGGGACAGGAACTGTTGATTTATCAAATGGAAAACTTGTATTAGATGGAAATTCTGTTGCTTTTGACTTGGATTTTAGTTTAACAAATCCATTGACATTGACAAATGCAGAAATACATGTAGTTTCTAATGATGTTACTGCTGTAAATTTAAAAAATGTATCAACAGCATTATCAGTTAATAGTTTGAAAAGCAGTATAATTTCTGCTCTAGGTGGAACTATCAACATAACTGATGATGGAATACATGATAAATACAAGATAGCAGCAGTTGATGGTGGAACTTTAAATATTGACACAAATATAAATAAAGCTGATACTGACCCAGACTCAAAAGGATACTTTTATTATAAAAGATTTTTAGGACAAAGACTTAAATTAAATGTAACTGGAGGAGTAGAAGTAAATGCAGCAATTAACAGTGCTGATGCAACTGCATATTTCAAAGGGCAGGTAGTAGGACTTGAGATGAATTCCAGCTCATCAGCTTCTGGTGTCAGCGACACACAGATTAATTTAGCATCTAATTCTAAAGTGATAGCAGACAGAACGGATAGCGGTGCTGGAGCTATTGGACTGTACATGAACTTTGGAGAAATAAAACTTGCTTCAAATTCTAAAGTAGAAGTAGAAAAAGGAAGTAATGTTGTAAATAATGAGGCAGTAGGAGTATATGCTGTTAATGGAAGTAAAGTTGATAATGCTGGAACTATTGAAGTAGGAGGAAATAAATCTATTGGTATTTTAGGAATGGCATATAGAGAAGCTCCAATAGGAACTGTAATAGTAAATGAATTTGGAGCCGGCCTTACTGATCAGGGAAAAGTTAATATTATAAATGATAAAAATATAACACTTGATGGAGTAGGAACAATAGGTATCTATGCTCATAATAATAATTCTTCTGGAACAAAAGCTGGTGCTGTTGTAACAAATACAATTAATGGAGTAATAACAGTTGGATCTTCAGACACTTCTAATGCCGCAGTAGGTATTTATGGAAAAAAAGCTACAATTTCTAATCTTGGAAAAGTATCAGTAGGAGATGGAGGAGTAGCTATATATGCAACTGAAGGAAGTGAGATAACAAATCTTGGAACATTAGATCTTGGAGCTGATGGAGTAGGAGTTATGGTTGATGGTACTTCAGATATAAGTGCAGCATCTGTTACTCTTACATCAAATAATACTGGAACTCTTGGAAAAACTGGTATTTTCTATAAGGGAAGTCTGGGAACAGAAAGCAAAACTATAGGGGTAGCTGTAAATGCTTCAGCTCTTGATAAGGGAACGGCTATATATGTTGAAAATATGAATGCAACTTCTTCTGGAACTTTAAATGTAGGTAAAGAAGGAGTGGGTATTTTTGTAAAAGGAAATTTAACTCAGACAGGTACAAATACTGGAACTATAGATCTTACAGCTGGGAAAAATGATGCAGTAGGTATGTATACAACAACTGCAAATATTCTTAATAATACAGGGGGAAGTATAAATGTAAATGATACTTCTCAAATAGGAATGTATGCAGAAGGGGCAAATCGTAAAGCAACAAACAAAGGAACGATTAATCTGAATGTAGATAGTTCTACTGGTATATATGTAAAATCAGGTGCTGTTACAGACCTTGATGCAGGAAATACTATAGTATTTAATGGAAAATCAAGTGTAGGAGTTTTTGCTGAGAATGCAGCAGTAAATTTTAAAGATAATTTGACTTTTCTAAATAGTAATGAAAATAAAAATATCTATGTTTATGGGAAAGGGACTACTGTTGGAATAGATCCTGGAAAAATAGTAACTGTAAATGGAGTAGGAACTCCAACAACAGCAGGAAATAAAACTGTAGGAATCTATCTTGAAAATGCTGGTACTGGAAGTACATTTACAAGTAATACAACAGGGCAGCTTGTTGTTCAAGGTGAAGCAGTAGGTATCTATTCAAAAGGAAATAATACTTTAAATGTAAATGTGACAGCTGTAGGAGAGAAAACTACAGGAGTATATATAGAGGGAGCTTCAACCATAACAGGAACTGTAACTGCCAGAGGAGCATCAGGAGTAGGTGCAGTAGGAGTATATGGAAGTGGTGGAGCTGTGACAATAGGCGCAGGAGGACTAACTCTTAATACAGATACAGATAAAGGAACAGGAATGTATCTTGCTGATGGGGCTTATGCATCTGGAGGAAAAATCACTGTAAATAATACAGCTACAGTTGATAACATAGGAGTATACTACAGCAAGGGAACAGCTTCAGGAACTGTGGCAAATGGAGCTGAAGTTGAACTTACAGGAAATAAAAGTATAGGAATATATGCAGCAGATGGAATAAATCTTGTTAATAGTAAAAATATAACATCAACAGGAGGAAGTAATAATATAGCTTCGTATGTAGGAGGAAACTCAACACTGACTTCAAATGGAAATATAATTATGACAGGAATGGACAACATAGGTATATATACAGGAAAGGGAAGTGGAATAAATAATGGAGCTATTGATTTAACAGGAGCTACAGGAACATCATCAGCAGGGATGGTGGCTAAAACTGATGCATCATCAGATACAGCTTCTGTAGAAAACAAAAATACAATTACAGTAGGAAGCAATCTTGGAATGTATGTAGCAGGAAATGGAACGAGTTCAGGAAAAAATACAGGAACAATAACTGCAACAACAGGAACAGGAGTATATGTAGATGGAGCAGCTCACAGCTTTAACGGAACTGGAGGAACTATTGCATCGAATGCAGTAGGAATCTATCTGAAAAATACAGGGGCAAATAAAATCACTGCTGGAACTTTAAATATAGGTTCAGGAGGAGTAGGAGTATTTGGAGAAAATGCTAAGATAGACTTTGCAGTAAATGTAACAGGCGCTGGAGCAGTAGGAGTTGCAGCTGAAAATAATTCAGTAATATCGGGAAATATAACAACAGGACAGGGTTCGGTTGGAGCATATCTTCTTGATGATACAGTAACATTTAATGGAGCCAATATAACAACAGGAACAAATAATTCAGGAACATCAGTAGGAGTACTATTTGACAGTGCAATAACAGGTACATACACTATGAATAATGTAAGTGTAAATGCCAAAAATGGAGTAGGAATATATTTAGGTGGAACTGGAATGACTCTTAACCATAACGGAACTGTAACTACTGAAGGTGGAATTGGAATATATGTAAAAAATGGAACTACATTGACAACAGGAACATCAATATTAAATATAAGCAATGGTGGAACTGGAATATATGTAGAGCAGGGAACAGCAAACTTAGGTTTAAGTGGAAACTTAACATTTAATTTTGGAACTGGTGGCGGAATAGGAATATTTAATAATGGTGGAACTTTAAATATTGGAAGTAATATTACACTTAATGGATCTGGATCACTTGCAGCAACAACTGATGGAAGCTTTGTTTCATCAGGAAATATCACAGTAGGTGAAGGTGGAACTGGTCTTCTTGGACAATACAGCAGTTCTTCTATAACAGCACAGAGTATAACAAATAGTGGAATAATTACAGCAAGCAGCGGTGGAATAGGTTTAGCAGCAGTTAAAACAGGAGCTGGAGTGCCACTAGCTCCTATAACAGTAAATAACTTGAACACTATTAATATTTCTGGAAAATCATCTGGAACATCAGAACCATCAATAGGAATATATACAGATGTAGCCAATGTAGAAAATACAGGAAACATCAATGTAGGAACAGATGGAATAGGGATATATTCTATTCATAATGGAGTTCTTACATCAGTAAAGAATGATAATATGAAAATGACAGGTACAGATGGAATAGGAGTATACCTTAAAGGTGCAACAACTGGACTTCTGTCAAACAATATAACTTCTACTGGGGGAGCAGGAAATACAGGAGTAATTCTTGAAGATATAGGAACTATTGCAATCAATGCAGGAACAATCACACTTGGTGAAGCAGGTGTAGGAATAGTTGCAACAGGAACAACAACTTCAACTATTACAGGATCAATTTCAGTAGGAGATTCAAATTCTATTAAAAGTGCTATAGGTATAGTAGCTGATAATGGAGCAAATATAACTCTTGCTGGAACAACAACAATAACAGCAGGAAAAAATGGAATAGGAGTATATGCTGAAGGAGCTGGAACAATAATAACAGTTCCTAATGCAGCAAATATAACTGTTGGAGCTAATGGAGTATATATGTATTCCAATGGTGCTAATTTAAATTTTGCAGGAAATATCACAGCAAATAATCAAATAGGATTAGTGGCTGATGGTGGGACAGTAACTAGTACTGGAGCAACAATAAATGTTCAGAATGGCGGATTAGGAGTATTTGTTAAAAATGCAGCTCCTGTATTTACAGGAACAACAATAAATGTTCAGGCAGGAAATTCATCTCAATACTCAATAGGAGCTTATTATGATGGAGTATCTTCTATCGGAACTGCCCCAGTGATTACACAAACAGGAAGCTATACAATAGGAATGGTACTGAATAATTCAACAGGAACAACAGCTGGAGGAATTTCTATTGGTGGAGCAGGTTCAACTAATCAAATAGGAGCAATGGCAAAAGAAAACTCTAGTCTGACAATAGCTGGAAATGTTTTAGTCTCTGGAGATGAAAATATTGGTGTATATGGAGAAGACAGTCTGATTAGAACAACTGGAAATATAACTGTGCTTGATTCTTCAATATGTGTAAATAAATCAACATCATCAATAGGGGTTTCAATAAATGGAGGATCATACATAGGAGCTGGAAATCTTTCAGTAGGAAACTATAGTATAGGAGTCTTTGGAAAAGATATGACAGCTGGAAGTGTAATTACTCAGGGAACTGGAACAGAGACAATGGCTGTTGGAAATAATGGGCTTGGAATCTATGGAGAAGGAACTGGTGGAACGATAACTGCTGATATGTCAAACATTACAGTAGGAACTGACAATGCAATAGGAGTATATGCAAAGGGAATGAACTCAATAGTAACAGGAAATATGGGTATTGGTGCAAATACAAGTATAGGTATTGCAAGTGAAGGTAATGGAGATGTGACATATACAGGAGCTATGACAATAGCGAATAAAGCTGCTACAGCATCAGTAGGAATTTATAAAACAGATGGAGCAGGAACGATTTCAATATCAGCAGGAAGCTGGTCTATAGGAGAAAATGGATATGGAATCTATTTGAAGCAAACAACAGGACAATCAGCAACAGTTAATAATAATGCTGATATGAATTTACATATGGCAGCAGTAGGTATATTTTCATCTGGAGCAAATATAGTAAATAATTCTGGAAATATAACAGTTGGAGCTACAAATGTAAATGGAGATCATGCTAATTTGGAAAAACATGAAAACTCTATAGGAATATATCTGACTGGTGGAAGTATAGGAAAAAATACTTCATCAGGAGTTATAACTATAAATCATGATCATTCTGTTGGAGTATATGTTGCAGGTTCAACAACATCATTTACAAATGAAGGAATTATCAATGTAGATAATGGTGGAATAGGAATACTTGTTCAAGATAAAGGAACTGCTGAAAATAAAGGAACTATTAATTTAGGAGGCACTTTAGCAGGATGTGGAAGCCCAACTGTAGGAATGGCAGCATATGGTGGTGCAAAAATAATCAACTCTCTTACTGGAGTAATAAATGTAAATGAAGGAACAGGGATGTATGTAAATACAGGAGCTGAACTTGTAAACAGAGGAACAATCAATGTACTCAATGGTATAGGAATAGAGGGAAATGGAAAAGTTACAAACAGTGGACTTATAACAGTTACTGGAACTGGAACAGATAGAAGTACTTCTGGAGTAGGAGCAGCAAATGTTGGAGCAATAGAAATAGATTCAGCAGGAAATATAAAGATAAATGATAAATATGTATCTGTTGGAGGTACTTTAAGTACTGATGGAATTCTGATAATAGATGGTGCTTATGTAGATGTTACAACTGGAATACCATTATTCAGTGCTTCAAGTGTAAGTGGTGAAGTTAATATTATGTCAAACTTTGCTACAACAGGAAATGGAATAACATATTTAATTAAAAACTTTGTAAATACAGCTGCTGGAACAGTTACTGGAAATAAGCTAATTCCTGTAACATCACCTTTATTTGTAGCTAAGGTAACAAGTAATGGAGATCTTGCTATTGCTAAAAGACCATATGCAGATATAGTTATTGGAGAACAGTTTGATGCACTGCATAAAGGTTTGGATAACATCCTTGAAAATAGTGGTGGAAATGGAAGAGATGCTGAAATTCTAAAGAAATTAAATGCTTACTTAAATGATTTCTCTGGAGAGGACTTTGAAAGAGAAGCTTCAAGAACTCTTGCTGAAACAAGAGGAGATATCTATGCAACTATTCAGGGAAGAATGCAGGATATCAACAGAGCATTTGACAACTCTTTCTATGAACTTGAATCTTCATACAATCTGACAAAGGACAGCAGTAAATACAGTGTTATCTATACTGATGGAAACTACAAAGATTCTACATTGGGAATAGATGAATATGATTACAAGGTAATGGGACTTCTGTATATGAAGGAAAAAGAAGGAACAGAGTATGGAAGCAAATATGGATATACATTAGGATTTGCAGGATCAAAGTTTGACTTTGATGATGGGGGATCAAAAGAGGATGTATACTCGTTGAGAGTAGGAGCACATAGAGTTAAAAATCTAAGTGAGGAACACAAAGTATCATGGCTGTCAAGAATAGAGCTTGGATATAACAGACATATTGCTAAAAGAAAAATAGAATTGGATACAACTTATGAAAATAAGGGAGAATACAATACTTACTCTGTAGCACTAGACAATAGGATTACAAAGGTTATCTATACAGATCTGTCTAGACAGTTGGATGTATATGCTGATTTAGATTTAGAATATGGAAAAATAGATGACTTCAAAGAAAGTGCTGGAAGCAAAGGCGGACTTGAAGTGCAGATTAAAGATAATGATTATCTAAGCGCACAGGCAGGAGCTGGAGTGAAGGCATCTCAAAGAATCTATGCAGGAAATGATATCTCAGTAAAAGTAACAGCAGATGTAAAATATGCATATGAATTTGGAGACAACTATGATGGAAACAAAGCAAAACTTAAAAATGGAGAAGAAGGATATTACAGTCTAATCACTCCAGAAGAAAGAGAAGGAAAGCTAACTGGTAAAATTGGACTTACAGTAGAAAAAGCGAACCACATGGGAGTAACATTCGAAGTGGAAGCAGCAGATGAAGGACACAAGAAAGATTCATCTATTAAATATGGTGTAAGATTCAATTACAAATTCTAA